The genomic segment ATTTCCCACATTCCATGCAGTTAAATAATTTTCTATCCGTAATTTCTTAGGTAAAGCAGTAAATGATGAAAATATTTCCAAATTTCCTTTAAAAGAACAGAAGATTGAAAATACCATCGGATAAATATTGATCAAAGCAACTATAATAAATATCAGAAATCCTATATAATACCCTGCGGAATGTTTTTTTGTTTTCATGATCTATCCCCCCTAATATTCTATGGATTCTTTCTGATTCATAAGTTTCAAACTAAAAATAGAAACAGCAGCACTTAATACAAAGATGACCGTAGCAATCGCACTTCCAGTTCCATAATGACCATATCTATAAGCTTCATTATACATTAAAAGTGCTGGTACAATAGTACAGTTACTGGTTCCTCCTGTAGGTGTCAGAATGTATACAGTATCAAAAATCTTTAATACTCCAGTGATTACCATGATCGTAGACATTTTTAATGGTTCCCAAAGCATTGGAATATAAAGATTCCAAATCTTTTTCCAGCCAGTTGCTCCATCTAATTCTCCTGCTTCCAAAACAGAATCCGGTATAGAAGTAAGACCAGCCAAACAAATGATCATATAATATCCTACACTGGTCCATGTACTGACAACAATCAGACATATCAAAGAAGTTTTAGGATTAACCAGCCACTGCTGAATATAATTTCCAAGTCCAATTTTAATAAGAAGACTATTCAGAATTCCCTTGTCAGTAGGAAAATAAATAAAATTCCATAACAATGCTACTGCTGTCACTGATAAAATCATAGGAATAAAAAATGCAGCTTTAAAAAATCTCTGTCCTTTTTTGAAATGATGGATCAGTAATCCAAGTCCAAATCCAATAGGAACCTGCAAAATAACACTTACAACAACGTAAATAAGAACATTCTGCAACGACTTAAGAAAAACTGCATTATGGAACAGATTACTATAATTCTTAAATCCTACAAATTTAAGCGGCACCGCCTGAAGCCCAGGCCAGTCATTAAATGAAAAATAGACAGACATAACTACAGGTATCAATTCAAAACAAAGATAGATCAATACTGCAGGTATCAAAAATACCGCAATAACTTTCTTATTTTTCCTTATTTTTTCCAAAATAACCCCTCCTCTTTTCTATTTTTGAGTAAACAAAAGGAAGGGTGCTCTCCCCCCTTCCTTTTGCTTTATCTGTCAGCTCTGTGGACGGTTTGCATCAATATCTGCCTGAATAGTCTGTGCTGTATTCTCAGCGGAATCAGACAGCATCATGTTCAAAATTCCATTTCTTGAAGTATCTACTAATGTAGAGCAGGTATCATAGTCAAAATATTCTCCTACAGAATCTGTAATAGTACCTGTATATTCAACCATATCTTTGAAAATCTGCGGTGCGTCTTCCGGTGCATCAATATCTTTATATGGAGCAACTCTCATCGCTGCATTCATACGTTCCTGAATAGACTCTTTAGATGTCATATATTTCACCAGTTTTAGAGTTGCCTCTTTTTCCTCATCACTCATAGTTCCTGAAAGCATCCATCCGGAAGTATATACTACATGTGTATCTTTATACTCTGGTTTATCTTCAAAGTATGGGAATGCAAAGAATGAAATATCATCCAAAATTTCTGATTCAGAATTAAACATTTCAGGAATGATAGGGCTGCTGTGAGAAATCATTGCTACTTCTCCGGTGAGGAACTGATTCATCTGAGTATTATAATCCATTCCTTCAAATCCCTCTGCAAAAGCACCTTTATCTTTTAAATCTTTTGTAATCTGCAGGCATTCTACTACATCATCATCCGTCCATTTTTTCTCGCCAGTACCCAATTTTATAATGCCATCTCTTCCGATTCTTTTAGCAAGAATATTATTAAAGATATGTCCCATAACCCAGGTATTCTTTCCGCCTACTCCAAACGGAGTAATTCCGGCAGCAACCAGCTTATCAATATCCTCATACAGTTCATCCATTGTTTCTGGAGTTTTCTCAATACCGGCTTTTTCAAATAAAGCCTTATTGTAGAAAATAGCATCCACATTCAGTTCATTTGGCAATGCATAGATTCCATCCACTCCATAAGCACTCAGATCATATGTATCTAATGCTCCATCCAGGAACGTGTTCTTCCATTCTTCATCTTCGTTAAGTGAATCTGTCAGATCCAACAGAACTCCATTCTGTGCCCATTCTTTCAGGCCGGCAATTGCCGGATAATAAAAGATATTTGGTGTTTCTCCTGTAGATAATGCAACTTTCAGTTTATTGTTATAAGCAGATTCCTCATAAACAGAATCGTTCTGAACTTCAATATCAGGATTTTCTTCCATAAATGCTGCAATCTGGTCTTCATAAACCTTTGCCATAGGTGTATCACCACTGTCACGGCTCATAAATGTAATCTTAACTTTATCTGCTGCAAATACCGGTGTAATAGATGATAATGCCATTGCTGCCGCTAATACAGCCCCTAAAACTTTTTTCCCTGTCTTCATATAAAAACCTCCTCTTTTCCTTACTAATTTTTGTAACAAACAGCAGTCATCTGATGTCCCTTAATCTCTTTTAGAGTAAATTCAAGTTTTTTTCCATCCTGTACAAATGGAACTTCCTGTTTATCGGGTATTGTATAAATTTTCTCTACTTCACGTTCTTCTGTCATAGTAATCTTAAGATTATATAAAGGAATAATATCATCAACAATCTCAAGATTTTTACATTTCTTCACCGGTACATAATGAAGTACATGTACAATTCTTCTGTTCTCTTGTTCCTGATCTAACACTGTAACTTGTGTTGTTGATGGTCCATTATGCTGAATCAGCGGATTCGGAAGCATTCTGTCTAATTCATTTCTCAGGATCTTTTTATACCATGCAGGTGCCCAGTTCTGATATGTTGTAAAAATCGGATGAATAAAATACGCTGTATTTTCTGTTTCCACAATACCAGGATATACTTCTTTTCTTCCTGATGGAGAATGAAGATGAGAACAAAAATGTTCATATGTACGATTAAATACCGGCGGGATTACTTTCTGGACAAACTGAGCCTCATCTGTCGCTTCTACAAGTGTTCCTTTGTCATACATTACATGTTCTGCATCTGCAAGACCCTTTGCCAGATGTTCTTTCGGCCATATAAAATCCGGACTATATGGTGCATCTCCAAGATATTTTACTGCCAGTTCTGAGATCATAAATTTCTGGTGATCTTTGTCAAGACCAGACTGATAACTTGCCAGTAATTTGCCTCCTGCATTTATATAAGCACTCAGTTTCCGGCCTAATATTTCATCTACAGGAATTACATCCGGTAAAATTAACAACCTGTATTTTCCAAAATCAGAAGTACTGTCAATAAAATCAAACTGATATCCATATTCCATCAGAAGTCTTGCCACACCTTCAGATGCACCTGGAATCTGTCCTGCTACGCCTGTAGCATAAAATTCTTCTGCTGTAAAAACACCAATTTCAGATACTGGTTTTGCATTCTCACACCAGGGTTCTTTTTCTTCTACAGATTTATAAACCCTTCCGATCTGCTGATACATATCCTTATTCAATTTTCCCCAGTAATCCATCTGGTCACCAATCGTACATTTGCATCCATGGGAAAGCATGGAAAATACTTCATATTCCATAGCTGCCTCATTACGAAATGCATGAAAATCGCCCCATTCTGTGTGGAATCTGCTTGTCAGTCCAAGACACTCTTTTCCAAAATTCCTCATATATTTAGCAGAAACAGGAAAATCAAGATATCCCCATTCTACTCCCGGAAGAGATTCAAAAGAAAAATACGAATAATCCTTTATCACTGGTTTATCGAGATATCCAACATGTCCTTTGTTATAGCAGACATGAAAATCTGGATTATATTTTTTTGCAAATGCGG from the Blautia wexlerae DSM 19850 genome contains:
- a CDS encoding carbohydrate ABC transporter permease, yielding MEKIRKNKKVIAVFLIPAVLIYLCFELIPVVMSVYFSFNDWPGLQAVPLKFVGFKNYSNLFHNAVFLKSLQNVLIYVVVSVILQVPIGFGLGLLIHHFKKGQRFFKAAFFIPMILSVTAVALLWNFIYFPTDKGILNSLLIKIGLGNYIQQWLVNPKTSLICLIVVSTWTSVGYYMIICLAGLTSIPDSVLEAGELDGATGWKKIWNLYIPMLWEPLKMSTIMVITGVLKIFDTVYILTPTGGTSNCTIVPALLMYNEAYRYGHYGTGSAIATVIFVLSAAVSIFSLKLMNQKESIEY
- a CDS encoding extracellular solute-binding protein, with translation MKTGKKVLGAVLAAAMALSSITPVFAADKVKITFMSRDSGDTPMAKVYEDQIAAFMEENPDIEVQNDSVYEESAYNNKLKVALSTGETPNIFYYPAIAGLKEWAQNGVLLDLTDSLNEDEEWKNTFLDGALDTYDLSAYGVDGIYALPNELNVDAIFYNKALFEKAGIEKTPETMDELYEDIDKLVAAGITPFGVGGKNTWVMGHIFNNILAKRIGRDGIIKLGTGEKKWTDDDVVECLQITKDLKDKGAFAEGFEGMDYNTQMNQFLTGEVAMISHSSPIIPEMFNSESEILDDISFFAFPYFEDKPEYKDTHVVYTSGWMLSGTMSDEEKEATLKLVKYMTSKESIQERMNAAMRVAPYKDIDAPEDAPQIFKDMVEYTGTITDSVGEYFDYDTCSTLVDTSRNGILNMMLSDSAENTAQTIQADIDANRPQS
- a CDS encoding alpha-amylase family protein; its protein translation is MAEKEIPFRQIHLDFHTSEAIEGVCSEFDAEEFAQTLADAHVNSITLFSCGHHGNLYYDSKMFPEMVHPHLAHRDLLREQAEACRKRGIQVNLYTTIRWNKRIADMHPEWICIDENGALQDYKGKGYFEAGFYKNLCVNTPYRDFLKKQFGEVLETIPGDGVWYDAAFMNECCCPSCQKLMREKGLNPAKKEDRQEFARWTYYDMVEDLTAFAKKYNPDFHVCYNKGHVGYLDKPVIKDYSYFSFESLPGVEWGYLDFPVSAKYMRNFGKECLGLTSRFHTEWGDFHAFRNEAAMEYEVFSMLSHGCKCTIGDQMDYWGKLNKDMYQQIGRVYKSVEEKEPWCENAKPVSEIGVFTAEEFYATGVAGQIPGASEGVARLLMEYGYQFDFIDSTSDFGKYRLLILPDVIPVDEILGRKLSAYINAGGKLLASYQSGLDKDHQKFMISELAVKYLGDAPYSPDFIWPKEHLAKGLADAEHVMYDKGTLVEATDEAQFVQKVIPPVFNRTYEHFCSHLHSPSGRKEVYPGIVETENTAYFIHPIFTTYQNWAPAWYKKILRNELDRMLPNPLIQHNGPSTTQVTVLDQEQENRRIVHVLHYVPVKKCKNLEIVDDIIPLYNLKITMTEEREVEKIYTIPDKQEVPFVQDGKKLEFTLKEIKGHQMTAVCYKN